One Leucobacter muris DNA segment encodes these proteins:
- the deoC gene encoding deoxyribose-phosphate aldolase — MSLSKTQFLSVADHTLLAPGTTRDELSAFLAAARDLGVQRVCISPSLLPLDPQDRGELEVVTVVGFPSGAHRAEVKAAETARAVADGADEIDMVANRALVRAAGAGTGDWAAVAAEIRAVREACPGRVLKVIIESAALSDDEIAGACRAAEAAGADFVKTSTGFDPAGGASLHAVLLMAETVGGRLGVKASGGIRTASAVRELWAAGATRFGVSGTGAILDGWSGEPGSSASAGSATGAADAAAPRGAAY, encoded by the coding sequence ATGAGCCTCTCGAAGACGCAGTTCCTGTCCGTCGCAGACCACACCCTGCTCGCTCCCGGCACCACTCGCGACGAGCTCTCGGCCTTCCTCGCGGCGGCGCGCGATCTCGGCGTGCAGCGGGTCTGCATCAGCCCCTCGCTGCTTCCCCTCGACCCGCAGGATCGCGGCGAACTCGAGGTGGTGACGGTCGTGGGCTTCCCCTCCGGAGCGCACCGCGCCGAGGTCAAGGCGGCCGAGACGGCCCGGGCGGTGGCCGACGGCGCCGATGAGATCGACATGGTGGCGAACCGCGCGCTGGTGCGCGCCGCGGGGGCCGGAACGGGCGACTGGGCGGCTGTGGCGGCGGAGATCCGTGCGGTGCGGGAGGCGTGCCCGGGCCGCGTGCTGAAGGTGATCATCGAGTCGGCCGCCCTCTCCGACGACGAGATCGCGGGCGCCTGCCGAGCGGCGGAGGCCGCCGGCGCCGACTTCGTGAAGACCTCGACGGGCTTCGACCCGGCGGGCGGGGCCAGCCTGCACGCCGTGCTGCTCATGGCCGAGACCGTCGGCGGGCGCCTGGGCGTGAAGGCCTCGGGCGGCATCCGCACCGCCTCGGCCGTGCGCGAGCTGTGGGCCGCCGGCGCCACCCGCTTCGGGGTCTCCGGCACGGGCGCGATCCTCGACGGCTGGAGCGGGGAGCCGGGCTCCTCCGCCTCAGCCGGCTCGGCGACGGGTGCCGCGGACGCCGCCGCGCCGCGGGGCGCCGCCTACTAG
- a CDS encoding cellulose biosynthesis cyclic di-GMP-binding regulatory protein BcsB encodes MVTGGDPELLGAGLSAVAAAAHRLGNGSSVSLDAPAAEEVSPVEQRVIAFEAGNGPAATRIDADDRGVPRLIVSGAPEELATAAAALGSAGLPLASAAQTEGLASAAATHPDDALSLTLDELGTASVSLRGYGVTDSFISVPQDAFGGPVDGYTLHLTGAVSTIEPVTIASAEVLWNDVLVDTLPVDAAEPPIDREIEIPASSVEASNGLVVRLTAVAAGGECIDESLLPQVRLDLDTRASTVTAHRGQAARPGFDRFPQTLGGALTVATGSDSPSTAEVQAAGSVVAALQRVSSRQLAITVDSAQQLIDSSRPGLLVGATAEQANALRTPLRLDRFRTLAPSGSTELTVAVDQPYAALMALESGDRDLLVVGGWAPEGSAPDDLIASVTGDLDGTDWYSLSGVLRFQAEGDDEPELLDINAVVPQQEYRDDYTWLAWAAAGALVLLLVIVAIAAASRRRRLVATRQVEAEAASAASTTQVGAAEEGSAGTRSAAAVDPDAVAAAPTGDSAVGADAAVDPGADEAERRTDGS; translated from the coding sequence GTGGTCACGGGCGGCGATCCCGAACTGCTCGGGGCCGGCCTGAGCGCGGTCGCCGCAGCCGCCCACCGGCTCGGCAACGGCTCCTCGGTGTCGCTCGACGCCCCCGCGGCCGAAGAGGTCTCCCCCGTCGAGCAGCGCGTGATCGCGTTCGAGGCCGGCAACGGCCCGGCGGCCACGCGCATCGACGCCGACGATCGAGGCGTGCCCCGTCTCATCGTCTCGGGCGCGCCCGAGGAGCTCGCCACCGCCGCCGCGGCGCTCGGCTCCGCCGGCCTGCCGCTCGCCTCCGCAGCGCAGACGGAGGGGCTCGCCTCCGCCGCCGCGACGCACCCCGACGACGCGCTCTCGCTCACCCTCGACGAGCTCGGCACGGCCTCCGTCTCGCTGCGCGGCTACGGCGTCACCGACAGCTTCATCAGCGTGCCGCAGGACGCCTTCGGCGGGCCCGTCGACGGCTACACCCTCCACCTCACCGGGGCGGTCAGCACGATCGAGCCCGTCACCATCGCGTCGGCCGAGGTGCTCTGGAACGACGTGCTCGTCGACACGCTGCCGGTCGACGCCGCCGAACCGCCCATCGACCGCGAGATCGAGATCCCCGCGTCGAGCGTGGAGGCTTCGAACGGCCTCGTCGTGCGGCTGACCGCCGTCGCCGCGGGCGGCGAGTGCATCGACGAGTCGCTGCTGCCGCAGGTGCGCCTCGATCTCGACACCCGCGCGAGCACCGTCACGGCCCATCGCGGCCAAGCGGCGCGTCCGGGCTTCGACCGGTTCCCCCAGACCCTCGGCGGCGCGCTCACGGTCGCCACGGGCTCGGACTCGCCGAGCACGGCCGAGGTGCAGGCGGCGGGATCGGTCGTCGCGGCGCTGCAGCGCGTCTCGAGCCGGCAACTCGCGATCACGGTCGACTCTGCGCAGCAGCTCATCGACTCCTCGCGGCCCGGCCTGCTCGTCGGCGCCACGGCCGAGCAGGCGAACGCGCTGCGCACTCCGCTGCGCCTCGACCGTTTCCGCACCCTCGCCCCGTCTGGCAGCACCGAGCTGACCGTCGCCGTGGATCAGCCCTACGCGGCCCTCATGGCGCTCGAGTCGGGCGACCGCGATCTGCTGGTCGTCGGCGGCTGGGCGCCCGAGGGGTCCGCCCCCGACGACCTGATCGCGAGCGTCACCGGCGACCTCGACGGCACCGACTGGTACTCGCTCTCGGGTGTGCTGCGCTTCCAGGCCGAGGGAGACGACGAGCCCGAACTGCTCGACATCAACGCCGTCGTGCCCCAGCAGGAGTACCGCGACGACTACACGTGGCTCGCCTGGGCCGCAGCCGGTGCGCTCGTACTGCTGCTCGTGATCGTCGCGATCGCGGCCGCGTCTCGCCGTCGCCGTCTGGTCGCCACCCGCCAGGTCGAGGCCGAGGCGGCCTCGGCGGCGAGCACGACGCAGGTCGGTGCCGCCGAGGAGGGCTCCGCCGGAACCCGCTCCGCCGCAGCCGTCGATCCCGACGCCGTGGCAGCCGCGCCGACCGGCGATTCCGCCGTCGGCGCCGATGCGGCAGTCGACCCCGGCGCCGACGAGGCCGAGCGCCGCACCGACGGGTCGTGA
- a CDS encoding glycosyltransferase produces MTRVPGRDPRRIGEILLDRGLITEQQLGQALADQRAGGGPLGRHLILNGAVQRMEMYGALAEQWRAPFVDLVQIDEQGEIDAVAILAEPAETWVERGWLPIRIERPAHAPSSITVATTVPLAESARAEIIARYGVDQLQLVTTTDWDLVRVVQSICRAALVFGAAESLASTDNSASAKDGLNAWQRALPVIAVAIIVVGAVLDPLLTAVAVLAIANAMFLVNVGFKVLAGVRGSARRVWRRRLGDEIHRQRQQRGLPDPEFSIPDDDLPVYTILVPAYREANIITKLVANLGALDYPKSKLDVLLLLEEDDDETIAAVKAMRPPEYVRMLIVPPGGPQTKPRACNYGLAFARGEFVVIYDAEDRPQPRQLRQVVERFRTAQQVDRTDERPLVCVQAALNYFNADYNVLTRLFAVEYAHWFDSMLPGMDEWHVPIPLGGTSNHFVTEQLRNLGAWDPYNVTEDADLGMRIAVHGGRVGVVDSVTWEEACAEVPAWVKQRTRWIKGYMMTGAVNARHPVAWLKQNGLPGFITLTTLIIGTPSPSSPTRSCSASR; encoded by the coding sequence ATGACCCGGGTGCCCGGCCGCGATCCGCGCCGCATCGGCGAGATCCTGCTCGACCGCGGGCTCATCACCGAGCAGCAGCTCGGCCAGGCCCTCGCCGACCAGCGCGCCGGCGGCGGGCCGTTGGGCCGCCACCTCATCCTGAACGGCGCTGTGCAGCGCATGGAGATGTACGGCGCCCTCGCCGAGCAGTGGCGGGCGCCGTTCGTCGACCTCGTGCAGATCGACGAGCAGGGCGAGATCGACGCCGTGGCCATCCTCGCCGAACCCGCCGAGACCTGGGTGGAGCGCGGCTGGTTGCCGATCCGCATCGAGCGCCCCGCCCACGCCCCGTCGTCGATCACCGTCGCCACCACGGTTCCGCTCGCCGAGTCTGCCCGCGCCGAGATCATCGCGCGCTACGGGGTCGACCAGCTGCAGCTCGTCACCACCACCGACTGGGATCTGGTGCGGGTCGTGCAGTCGATCTGCCGCGCGGCGCTCGTCTTCGGCGCCGCCGAGTCGCTCGCGAGCACCGACAACTCCGCCTCGGCGAAGGACGGCCTCAACGCCTGGCAGCGCGCGCTGCCCGTCATCGCGGTCGCGATCATCGTCGTCGGAGCCGTGCTAGACCCCCTGCTCACCGCGGTCGCCGTGCTCGCGATCGCCAACGCGATGTTCCTCGTCAACGTCGGCTTCAAAGTGCTCGCCGGCGTGCGCGGCAGCGCCCGGCGCGTGTGGCGGCGGCGGCTCGGCGACGAGATCCACCGCCAGCGGCAGCAGCGCGGCCTGCCCGATCCCGAGTTCTCCATCCCCGACGACGACCTGCCGGTCTACACGATTCTCGTGCCCGCCTACCGCGAGGCCAACATCATCACCAAGCTCGTCGCCAACCTCGGCGCGCTCGACTACCCGAAGTCGAAGCTCGACGTGCTGCTGCTGCTCGAAGAGGACGACGACGAGACGATCGCCGCGGTCAAGGCGATGCGCCCGCCCGAGTACGTGCGCATGCTCATCGTGCCGCCCGGCGGCCCTCAGACGAAGCCGCGCGCCTGCAACTACGGGCTCGCGTTCGCGCGCGGCGAGTTCGTGGTCATCTACGACGCCGAGGACCGCCCGCAGCCGCGCCAGCTCAGGCAGGTCGTCGAACGCTTCCGCACCGCCCAGCAGGTCGACCGCACCGACGAGCGCCCCCTCGTCTGCGTGCAGGCGGCCCTCAACTACTTCAACGCCGACTACAACGTGCTCACCCGACTCTTCGCGGTCGAGTACGCGCACTGGTTCGACTCGATGCTGCCCGGCATGGACGAGTGGCACGTGCCGATCCCCCTCGGCGGCACCTCCAACCACTTCGTCACCGAGCAGCTGCGCAACCTCGGCGCCTGGGATCCCTACAACGTCACCGAGGACGCCGACCTCGGCATGCGCATCGCCGTGCACGGCGGCCGGGTGGGCGTCGTCGACTCCGTCACCTGGGAGGAGGCCTGCGCTGAGGTGCCCGCCTGGGTGAAGCAGCGCACGCGCTGGATCAAGGGCTACATGATGACCGGAGCCGTCAACGCCAGGCATCCCGTCGCGTGGCTGAAGCAGAACGGCCTGCCCGGATTCATCACCCTCACGACGCTCATCATCGGCACCCCCTCGCCTTCCTCGCCTACCCGCTCGTGCTCGGCTTCACGGTGA